A stretch of DNA from Cryptomeria japonica chromosome 4, Sugi_1.0, whole genome shotgun sequence:
TCCCGACCGCCCTTCCTGCCGCTGCCGTCGCCACCGCCGGTGCTCTCCCTTGCCGGCTACTCCCTGTGCTTCCCGACCACCACCCATGCCCACTGGAACCCATCGCCTGACCACCGCCATGCCACCCAGCCGCCACCATTGAGCTGCCCATGGGCCACCTCCGCCCGACCCTGCCACCAGACTACCCCTCTCTATTGTTTTGAAGCGGGGTTTGGTTTTTTTCCTCATTACTTGGAcaaacagagtcatttttttgaaaacgaataggtgtcggaaagATGGTTCTGAGCCGGACCTCGTGATGttagaatttttttccaattttgctgtttgactatgtttttttctagtcaaagtggggtctcttttttgcactctgggagccatagaatgagcatccgaactccgttttttgaaaactttatatcgttggaaagcttgtcctATGTACTTTtcagccatatgagttttctttccagattctgctccaataatgttttcttcagtttttttctttttcagcactctgtggatatcttggttgtttgaGGTCCCGAgatctcttctttgagtaggatgtctctattttggttctcctttctatttccattcttcttgtcattgtagcttcttttatgcaaacacactaagataaagtgccattatgcattgtttacttgggatcttgcacatcttgtgccttattgtacatgcactacttataaagtgccatgaaggggttgatgtttgccttgtttgccatctacctttgtccaatgagtgttccttccatgaaattcaCCTCATGccgtgtgtcaagtgagtgttccttccacgacactatgtactgtcTCTGCGCCTTCGATGTTCATGGTTCTTCGTCAAGCAGTTCC
This window harbors:
- the LOC131875144 gene encoding uncharacterized protein LOC131875144 gives rise to the protein MTLFVQVMRKKTKPRFKTIERGSLVAGSGGGGPWAAQWWRLGGMAVVRRWVPVGMGGGREAQGVAGKGEHRRWRRQRQEGRSGSTCDSGESTNIGGVGPALDGRDRWGGGFGGGQGAAAGRRVVGGVGEELRQRGWRGPEGVGSGRRPVGSGA